In a single window of the Xylanimonas protaetiae genome:
- a CDS encoding Mu-like prophage major head subunit gpT family protein, whose translation MSVTMDAPQILTGAAAEAVASENLNAGGFRKPAVRDFTKLVETANLWHDFLHGSIRESKRAGLYIQENITTSDLPYLLGAVLDRELLNKYEEYPTVWQGFATKSLVRDFKPKKLNDLLGGRAILDVVGEGAPYKRVPLSDAEYSLSVAKRGNIIPVTFEDLVNDDLDALRNLPDRQASAARFTEDYVATSAIVDAAGSKTAFFVTVGTDKLTAANIAKAVSTVTARKDSEGLPVILPKLVLMVPPALQITALEILNAVEIEVSADSTAAAPRGAKTVRASNYLKAMVTLVVNPWLTVIDKSANAGSTWYLLPDPSGPRPAVAVGFLRGHETPDLRVKADTGQRIGGGAISPEDGSFDDDSIEYRVRHVTGSTTVDPLGAYASNGSN comes from the coding sequence ATGAGCGTCACCATGGACGCCCCGCAGATCCTGACCGGGGCCGCCGCCGAGGCCGTCGCCTCGGAGAACCTCAACGCGGGCGGCTTCCGTAAGCCCGCCGTCCGCGACTTCACCAAGCTGGTGGAGACCGCCAACCTGTGGCACGACTTCCTCCACGGCTCGATCCGTGAGTCGAAGCGCGCCGGCCTGTACATCCAGGAGAACATCACCACGTCCGACCTGCCGTACCTGCTCGGTGCGGTCCTGGACCGTGAGCTCCTGAACAAGTACGAGGAGTACCCCACGGTCTGGCAGGGCTTCGCGACGAAGTCGCTCGTGAGGGACTTCAAGCCGAAGAAGCTCAACGACCTCCTCGGCGGTCGCGCGATCCTCGACGTCGTCGGTGAGGGCGCCCCGTACAAGCGGGTCCCCCTGTCGGACGCCGAGTACTCCCTGTCCGTCGCGAAGCGCGGCAACATCATCCCGGTCACGTTCGAGGACCTCGTCAACGACGACCTGGACGCGCTGCGCAACCTGCCCGACCGACAGGCATCGGCGGCCCGCTTCACCGAGGACTACGTCGCCACCTCCGCGATCGTGGACGCGGCGGGCTCCAAGACCGCGTTCTTCGTCACGGTCGGCACGGACAAGCTCACCGCGGCGAACATCGCGAAGGCGGTCTCGACGGTCACGGCCCGCAAGGACTCGGAGGGTCTGCCGGTCATCCTGCCGAAGCTCGTCCTCATGGTCCCCCCGGCCCTGCAGATCACGGCCCTGGAGATCCTCAACGCGGTCGAGATCGAGGTCTCCGCGGACTCGACGGCGGCCGCCCCGCGCGGCGCCAAGACCGTGCGTGCGTCGAACTACCTCAAGGCCATGGTGACCCTCGTGGTCAACCCGTGGCTGACGGTCATCGACAAGTCCGCCAACGCCGGGTCGACGTGGTACCTGCTGCCCGACCCGAGCGGCCCGCGTCCGGCTGTCGCTGTCGGCTTCCTGCGTGGTCACGAGACCCCGGACCTGCGCGTGAAGGCTGACACCGGCCAGCGCATCGGCGGCGGCGCCATCAGCCCCGAGGACGGGTCGTTCGACGACGACTCGATCGAGTACCGCGTCCGCCACGTGACCGGCTCGACGACCGTCGACCCGCTCGGCGCGTACGCGTCCAACGGCTCGAACTGA
- a CDS encoding Abi family protein, which produces MDYTKPHKNYAEQVQLLTDRGLEVSDRAVAVRALKRLGYYRLSAYTYPLRRPSEDGQGRAPEFVDGARLDDALTLCDFDDRLRATLLSGLQKLEVAMRAQVGYQLGKTHPFGHLDPKHLDTARCQKPPARRGPNDERDAHATWLDRYEQLRSESKNEDYVRHFILTYDGQIPVWVATEFMTFGCLTALYDLVSDRDAAAIARNVAVKNRDVVYGWLKALNVLRNHCAHNARIWNRKTIYPPKRPGTAFLPERLAHLSTADNNRVYFLAAICAHFLIELDPSTGWPRQFRETMRKFRPVHGMTAENTMGFPADWESLDIWRYQPE; this is translated from the coding sequence GTGGACTACACCAAGCCGCACAAGAACTACGCCGAGCAGGTGCAGCTGCTCACTGACCGGGGCCTGGAGGTCTCAGACCGCGCGGTCGCAGTTCGCGCGCTCAAGCGGCTCGGCTACTACCGGCTCTCCGCCTACACCTACCCGCTGCGCCGCCCGTCAGAGGACGGTCAGGGGCGCGCACCCGAGTTCGTCGACGGTGCCAGGCTCGACGACGCGCTCACCCTCTGCGACTTCGATGATCGCCTTCGGGCAACCCTGCTGTCAGGGCTCCAGAAGCTCGAGGTGGCGATGCGGGCCCAGGTCGGCTACCAGCTCGGCAAGACACACCCATTCGGCCACCTGGACCCTAAGCACCTCGACACGGCGCGGTGCCAGAAGCCGCCGGCGCGCCGGGGGCCGAACGATGAACGGGACGCGCACGCCACGTGGCTGGACCGCTACGAGCAGCTCCGCAGCGAGTCCAAGAACGAGGACTACGTCCGACACTTCATCCTGACCTACGACGGGCAGATCCCGGTCTGGGTCGCGACCGAGTTCATGACCTTCGGATGCCTGACCGCACTGTACGACCTGGTCTCCGATCGTGACGCTGCCGCGATCGCGAGGAACGTCGCGGTCAAGAACCGTGACGTCGTCTACGGGTGGCTCAAGGCCCTCAACGTGCTGCGGAACCACTGCGCCCACAACGCCCGTATCTGGAACCGCAAGACCATCTACCCGCCGAAGCGACCCGGGACGGCCTTTCTGCCCGAGCGGCTGGCTCACCTGAGCACGGCGGACAACAACCGTGTCTACTTCCTCGCAGCGATCTGTGCGCACTTCCTGATCGAGCTCGACCCCAGCACTGGGTGGCCCCGCCAGTTCCGGGAGACGATGCGCAAGTTCCGTCCGGTGCACGGCATGACCGCCGAGAACACCATGGGGTTCCCCGCGGACTGGGAGTCCCTGGACATCTGGCGCTACCAGCCCGAGTGA
- a CDS encoding HNH endonuclease signature motif containing protein: MPWSQTWTPNDSTVCTISWCGRRASVRGLCKAHNARVRAGFDPRVPASEARFFIHVTEQDDGCWAFDHVDPRTGYATFRQQRAHRWAYEFFHGPIPDGLHLDHLCANRRCVNPDHLDPVTVAVNNRRQKASLDTCKHGHPWTPSNTYIHPQRGHRQCRACRANASRRQRRLSLSRS, from the coding sequence GTGCCCTGGTCCCAGACCTGGACACCGAACGACTCCACCGTCTGCACCATCTCGTGGTGCGGGCGCAGGGCCTCAGTCCGCGGACTGTGCAAGGCCCACAACGCGCGAGTCCGGGCCGGGTTCGATCCTCGCGTTCCGGCGTCCGAAGCCCGCTTCTTCATCCACGTCACCGAACAGGACGACGGCTGCTGGGCATTCGATCACGTGGACCCGCGAACTGGCTACGCAACGTTCCGCCAGCAGCGGGCACACCGCTGGGCCTACGAGTTCTTCCACGGGCCCATTCCCGACGGTTTGCACCTGGACCACCTGTGCGCGAACCGCCGTTGCGTGAACCCGGATCACCTGGACCCGGTCACGGTCGCCGTCAACAACCGGCGGCAGAAGGCGTCGCTCGACACGTGCAAGCACGGGCACCCGTGGACGCCGAGCAACACGTACATCCATCCGCAGCGAGGCCACCGGCAGTGTCGTGCTTGCCGGGCCAACGCTTCGAGGCGCCAGCGGCGCCTTTCCCTCTCGAGGAGTTGA
- a CDS encoding HK97-gp10 family putative phage morphogenesis protein, whose product MGFDVRGIRRMAADLRDVAEQAGPVVELVVRKTALDVERDAKTLAPVDTGNLRASISMDVEATDSTVSAEIGPTASYGLFLEVGTSRMAPRPFMGPALDRNAPAFDAAMAQIVDRFQ is encoded by the coding sequence ATGGGCTTCGACGTGCGCGGCATCCGCCGCATGGCCGCCGACCTGCGTGACGTCGCCGAGCAGGCTGGCCCCGTCGTCGAGCTCGTAGTCCGCAAGACGGCGCTCGACGTCGAGCGTGATGCGAAGACCCTCGCCCCCGTCGACACCGGCAACCTGCGCGCGTCCATCTCCATGGACGTCGAAGCGACCGACTCGACAGTGTCCGCCGAGATCGGCCCCACCGCGAGCTACGGCCTCTTCCTTGAAGTCGGCACCTCCCGCATGGCGCCACGCCCGTTCATGGGCCCGGCCCTGGACCGGAACGCGCCCGCGTTCGACGCCGCCATGGCGCAGATCGTGGACCGGTTCCAGTGA
- a CDS encoding DUF6093 family protein, translating into MPFDTTRPVHPDWAAHHMPVSEGSLNCTVSVTDGSTGGGWDPVSGPLPDAPVVVYTGRARVTYKPVRAEDRDAAGQQVTVRDVIVAVPRDACPELAATARITVTAVDGNAPATLAGRVLAVQSTAWSSHALEQVITCTDDQSNQGA; encoded by the coding sequence ATGCCGTTCGACACCACCCGCCCCGTGCACCCGGACTGGGCGGCCCACCACATGCCCGTCAGTGAGGGCTCACTGAACTGCACTGTGAGCGTCACTGATGGGAGCACTGGCGGCGGCTGGGACCCCGTGAGCGGGCCCCTCCCCGACGCACCGGTGGTCGTCTACACCGGGCGCGCCCGCGTCACGTACAAGCCAGTGCGGGCTGAGGACCGGGACGCCGCCGGGCAGCAGGTCACCGTGCGCGACGTCATCGTCGCCGTCCCCCGGGACGCCTGCCCCGAGCTCGCTGCCACCGCCCGCATCACGGTCACCGCCGTCGACGGCAACGCGCCCGCCACCCTGGCCGGTCGTGTGCTGGCCGTGCAGTCCACCGCCTGGTCCTCCCACGCGCTCGAGCAGGTCATCACCTGCACCGACGACCAGAGCAACCAGGGGGCGTGA
- a CDS encoding DNA-binding protein produces MGVKEIADLLLVSRQRASQISARRDFPEPVDTLAMGKVWLEDDVMAWAVATGRVVDDTVEEFDPRDR; encoded by the coding sequence ATGGGTGTCAAGGAGATCGCTGATCTGCTGCTCGTCTCTCGTCAGCGCGCGTCGCAGATCTCGGCCCGGCGCGACTTCCCCGAGCCCGTTGACACCCTTGCGATGGGCAAGGTGTGGCTCGAAGACGATGTCATGGCATGGGCGGTAGCCACGGGACGTGTGGTGGACGACACCGTCGAGGAGTTCGACCCGCGCGACCGGTGA
- a CDS encoding helix-turn-helix transcriptional regulator, translating into MQEFMGSAEVTALLGVSKQRTYQLTGRPDFPAPVAELKMGKVWRTADVMQWAIEAGRAVDTAVEEFDPRDR; encoded by the coding sequence ATGCAGGAGTTCATGGGAAGCGCAGAGGTGACCGCCCTACTTGGCGTGTCCAAACAGCGCACCTACCAACTCACTGGCCGGCCCGACTTCCCGGCCCCTGTGGCTGAACTCAAGATGGGCAAGGTCTGGCGCACCGCCGACGTCATGCAGTGGGCGATCGAAGCGGGACGGGCGGTCGATACCGCGGTCGAGGAGTTCGACCCCCGCGACAGGTGA
- a CDS encoding phage antirepressor KilAC domain-containing protein, which yields MNAAVQQFNFHGAGVRIITDENGDPWFVAADVTPLLGYNHNPSAIRRLDEDEYRQVPFSQVSPNVRQEPGRPPHRPMTVVTEAGLYSLILWSEKPEAVRFKRWVTHEVLPAIRKTGSYAVPQTREQQLAAAMLVAQQVLDEQQALIKVLEPAATAWNVLASTDGDYSLRDAAQILSRDHGIDTGQNRLKRQMQDLGWLDKRGIPYQRHVDLGRLRSRIRYYDNPRSGERTLADPQVRITPKGLEGLRVALATGQGVLALTSSTNAVSR from the coding sequence GTGAACGCCGCGGTGCAGCAGTTCAACTTCCACGGCGCTGGCGTCCGCATCATCACCGACGAGAACGGTGACCCCTGGTTCGTCGCCGCCGACGTCACCCCGCTCCTCGGGTACAACCACAACCCGAGCGCGATCCGACGCCTCGACGAAGACGAGTACCGGCAGGTGCCGTTTTCGCAGGTCAGCCCCAATGTACGTCAGGAGCCGGGGCGGCCGCCGCACCGCCCGATGACCGTCGTCACCGAGGCTGGCCTCTACTCGCTGATCCTGTGGAGCGAGAAGCCCGAGGCGGTCCGCTTCAAGCGCTGGGTGACGCACGAGGTGCTGCCCGCGATCCGCAAGACCGGGTCGTACGCGGTCCCGCAGACCCGCGAGCAGCAGCTCGCCGCCGCCATGCTCGTCGCCCAGCAGGTCCTCGACGAGCAGCAGGCACTCATCAAGGTCCTCGAACCCGCCGCGACCGCGTGGAACGTCCTCGCGTCCACCGACGGCGACTACTCCCTGCGGGACGCCGCGCAGATCCTGTCGCGAGACCATGGCATCGACACCGGGCAGAACCGCCTCAAGCGGCAGATGCAGGACCTCGGCTGGCTCGACAAGCGTGGCATCCCCTACCAGCGGCACGTCGACCTTGGACGCCTCCGCTCCCGCATCCGCTACTACGACAACCCCCGATCCGGGGAACGCACCCTCGCAGACCCGCAGGTCCGCATCACCCCCAAGGGCCTCGAAGGGCTCCGGGTCGCGCTCGCCACCGGGCAAGGTGTCCTCGCCCTAACCTCATCCACCAACGCGGTCAGCAGGTAG
- a CDS encoding NYN domain-containing protein, whose translation MSEPRVHLFMDYQNVHLSVGEAFAPPGTPAHTTLIHPGRFGDALMAARAAKGRTGTLERIHVYRGQPSSTHEPDPAAWNKAQSAEWSRDPRVAMFNRPLRYPRDWPNNRAREKGVDVKLAIDFVRAGIEKSADVLILASRDTDLMPAIETVMDIGGSTVEICTWVGCSRLRLGRDYSAHHLWCTYLDGASYVASKDPKKY comes from the coding sequence GTGTCAGAGCCGCGCGTGCACCTGTTCATGGACTACCAGAACGTCCACCTGTCCGTCGGCGAGGCGTTCGCCCCGCCCGGGACCCCGGCGCACACGACGCTCATCCACCCCGGCAGGTTCGGTGACGCACTCATGGCAGCGCGAGCTGCCAAGGGGCGCACGGGCACGCTCGAGCGCATCCACGTGTACCGCGGACAGCCGAGCTCGACTCATGAGCCGGACCCGGCCGCGTGGAACAAGGCACAGAGCGCGGAGTGGTCCCGGGATCCTCGCGTCGCCATGTTCAACCGGCCGCTGCGATACCCGAGGGACTGGCCGAACAACCGGGCCCGCGAGAAGGGTGTCGACGTCAAGCTCGCGATCGACTTCGTGCGGGCCGGCATCGAGAAGTCAGCCGACGTCCTGATCCTGGCCTCCCGCGACACGGACCTGATGCCTGCGATCGAGACCGTCATGGACATTGGTGGTTCGACGGTCGAGATCTGCACGTGGGTGGGTTGCAGCAGGCTCCGGCTCGGACGTGACTACTCGGCCCATCACCTCTGGTGCACTTACCTCGATGGGGCGAGCTACGTCGCCTCGAAGGACCCGAAGAAGTACTGA
- a CDS encoding DUF2190 family protein → MAKNITFRDVDSLTLPVPSGTLSGAPVAVGGIAGVALTSRDTAGNATVLISPSHVAEVTTADAVASVGLAIYVTSAGVVTTTATSNTLLGYALATKGGTSGIVPVLFA, encoded by the coding sequence ATGGCCAAGAACATCACGTTCCGGGACGTCGACTCCCTGACCCTGCCCGTGCCGTCTGGCACCCTCTCCGGGGCCCCTGTCGCCGTCGGCGGCATCGCCGGTGTCGCCCTCACCTCCCGTGACACGGCGGGCAACGCGACCGTCCTGATCTCTCCGTCGCACGTCGCCGAGGTCACCACCGCGGACGCTGTCGCCTCCGTCGGTCTGGCCATCTACGTGACCTCCGCCGGTGTGGTCACGACCACCGCCACCAGCAACACGCTGCTCGGCTACGCGCTCGCCACCAAGGGCGGCACCTCCGGCATCGTCCCCGTCCTGTTCGCCTGA